ACCTCGTTTCCGTTCCCATGTAGAGTTCTATATATTATGTCTCAAACCTAGAAAAAAACCGTCAGAGACAAAATCCCGACGGTCGTTGGTATTGGCTCCATCAGCCTTTTTCCTTCTGGCGCTCACGAAAACGGCGTACCTTCATCAAGTTTCCGCACATTTTGTCATCACACCAGCGGCGCACCCGGTTGCGACTTTCATCATAAAACACCCAGCGGCAGTCCTCGTTGTCACATATTTTGATTCGTTCCAGATGCTGCGGGGCAAGCAGCTCTGCGAAAGAAGCCGCAATTTGTGCCATGACGAGGGGCCAGCCCTCTGCTTGGCTGGATTGCTTTTGCCTGTAGCCGCCCTCCTCATCTACATACAACACCTGCAGATGAAAAGGGGTGAGAGCCAAAGCCCTGTTCAATTCCGCGAGGTCCTCCTCTTGGAAGCGGTCTCCACGGACAACGGCTTCTAGCATACGTCTCAAACGTTCGCGCAACTGCAAAAGGGAAGCGGCACAGTCCACATTCATCGGTAGCGGAGCGGTTAGCTTGTATGTTTGCAAAAAGGATGACAGCCATTCCTGGTTCTCCAAGCGATTTTCCGCACGACCAGAACCACGCCAATCCCGCCAATCACTATTTAAAAAATCGATACAAAGCCAGCCCATGTAATCATCTCTCCTGACGAAACCCTTCATTTTTCTCTCTTGTATGACTATACAGAATATGGTAATCTATATTTGTAACTACTGTAACTTGATTAACTGGTTACATCTTCATTTCTTACTGCTATTATAGCGTTTCATCAATCTGTTTCACAGACGAGGAGGAAGCGTATGAATCGGAAGGATTTGCTTTTGCACGGTTGGGAATGTACCTATAACAAGGAAGACTGGTATCCACCTTTAAAAGAAGCGCTTTCCGGAGTATCAGCAGCCGAGGCCAGCTGGCGCCCTGTGGGAGAAGCAGCCAACACGATCTGGGAAAACGTCAGCCACCTTCTTTATTACAAAGAACGCCTGTTGCATCGTCTATTGGGCACCGAATTTCCTGGCTCCGCTGAGACGAACGATGATACCTTCATCCCGTCCGGCGGTCCGGATGACGAAGACGCTTGGCAAGCTACTCTCGCTCGTATGGGAAGCGTCCATCGCCACATTCATGAAAAGCTTTCCTTGCTGACGGATGAGGATTTAAACCAGATGGCTACTTATACGCCCATTTACCAAACCGTAATGAGTCTGGTCCTGCATGATGCGTTTCATACGGGACAAATCGTCCAAATTCGCAAGCTGCAAGGCTCTTGGCCTGCCAGACGCTCATTTGAATAACAAAATTTCACATTGATTAATCATTAACAATCCTTTATAGTTGATGAATCACAAAATTTCATACATGTTATCCTCATCTTTCACGGTGAGGATAGAGGTCGCGGCTTTTATATCATCCTGTACGAGATTCAGAGAAAATCAATGACTCCAGGTAAGGAAAATCCGCCGAAACTCATATCGCGTCTCTGTGCGATTGGGTTGGGGCTGTACTCGAAAGGGGCAGAACTGTCACGTTTGCATGCCAAGCAAGCGTGGTGAGCTATCTTCAGTGAAGGCTTGGTGGGGATTGGATGATACCGCCCTATGCCATTTTTTGGCTATGGCGGTTTTTTCGTTTCCGACCTTCCTTCTCAAAAATCAAGAAAGGTCGTGTAAGCAGCTTATGTCACAAAATCAATTGCAACGTGGTTTAAAAGCCCGACACCTGACGATGATTGCCATCGGCGGCTCGATTGGGACGGGATTGTTTCTCGCGAGCGGAGGCTCGATTCATTCCGCCGGACCTGGTGGAGCTTTAGTCGCCTATCTCGCCATTAGTATCATGGTTTACTTTTTAATGACCAGCTTGGGGGAAATGGCGGCCTTCATGCCTGTTTCAGGTTCGTTTTCAACTTATGCCACACGGTTCGTCGATCCATCTCTCGGCTTTGCTCTCGGCTGGAACTACTGGTACAACTGGGCGATTACCATTGCCGTCGAGCTGTCGGCTTCCGCACTCATTATGAAATTTTGGTTTCCGGATACCCCAGCGATATTGTGGAGCGCTTTGTTCCTTGGATTGCTGTTTGCCTTGAATCTCCTGTCCGTGAAAGCCTATGGGGAATCTGAATATTGGTTCGCCTTGATTAAAGTAGTAACGGTTATCGTCTTTATTATTATCGGTGTGTTGATGATTTTTGGCATTATGGGCGGCCAAGCAGTCGGCCTCCAAAACTTCACCAAAGGCGACGCGCCATTCAATGGCGGCTTCATGGCCCTGCTCGGTGTCTTTATGATTGCCGGATTCTCTTTCCAAGGGACAGAGCTAGTTGGTGTCGCGGCTGGGGAGAGCGAAGACCCTGCCCGGAACATTCCGAAGGCCATCCGTCAAATTTTTTGGCGTATCCTGATCTTCTATATCCTCGCTATTTTGATCATCGGGTTGCTCGTTCCATATGATAACCCAAATCTGATCAGTGGCGACATTACGGATATTGCGATCAGTCCGTTTACGA
The window above is part of the Brevibacillus antibioticus genome. Proteins encoded here:
- a CDS encoding amino acid permease, giving the protein MSQNQLQRGLKARHLTMIAIGGSIGTGLFLASGGSIHSAGPGGALVAYLAISIMVYFLMTSLGEMAAFMPVSGSFSTYATRFVDPSLGFALGWNYWYNWAITIAVELSASALIMKFWFPDTPAILWSALFLGLLFALNLLSVKAYGESEYWFALIKVVTVIVFIIIGVLMIFGIMGGQAVGLQNFTKGDAPFNGGFMALLGVFMIAGFSFQGTELVGVAAGESEDPARNIPKAIRQIFWRILIFYILAILIIGLLVPYDNPNLISGDITDIAISPFTIVFENAGFAFAASVMNAVILTSVLSAGNSGMYASTRMLWNLAKEGNAPKWFAKVTSNGVPINALILTALIGALAFLSSLFGEGEVYVWLLNASGMSGFIAWLGIAISHYRFRKAFIAQGRDLSELPYRAKWFPFGPIFAFIICCIVILGQNYSAFMGGTIDWNGVLVSYIGLPLFLIIWLAYKITQKTKLVPLEQVDFNMDEHTK
- a CDS encoding CGNR zinc finger domain-containing protein, with translation MGWLCIDFLNSDWRDWRGSGRAENRLENQEWLSSFLQTYKLTAPLPMNVDCAASLLQLRERLRRMLEAVVRGDRFQEEDLAELNRALALTPFHLQVLYVDEEGGYRQKQSSQAEGWPLVMAQIAASFAELLAPQHLERIKICDNEDCRWVFYDESRNRVRRWCDDKMCGNLMKVRRFRERQKEKG
- a CDS encoding DinB family protein encodes the protein MNRKDLLLHGWECTYNKEDWYPPLKEALSGVSAAEASWRPVGEAANTIWENVSHLLYYKERLLHRLLGTEFPGSAETNDDTFIPSGGPDDEDAWQATLARMGSVHRHIHEKLSLLTDEDLNQMATYTPIYQTVMSLVLHDAFHTGQIVQIRKLQGSWPARRSFE